One part of the Rutidosis leptorrhynchoides isolate AG116_Rl617_1_P2 chromosome 1, CSIRO_AGI_Rlap_v1, whole genome shotgun sequence genome encodes these proteins:
- the LOC139849386 gene encoding auxin response factor 1-like, with protein sequence MVWWCFGGALVVRQMVVRLSGGGGVGGGTQYDDVHNKLWHLCAGPLGTVPVIGERTYYFPEGHLEQIGAFMPHEKTLPYIYSPDKILCKVLHVLLQADLETGEVYARITLLPVNDQSEVTIPDPEVQEPSSCSVHSMCKILTESDLSKQHELSLPCRQTIDFLPPLLSGTYYKSHGQDKSQKPPLQELVARDIHGNQWRFCHTLKGQPKRHYLTGGWSEFVKAKKLVPGDAVIFLRGENGGLHVGIRKRMRVSGYMPGQSQLGILTVASHAIATGTRFTVDYKPRACHFPFVISMNKYLESRNYRLSVGLKFKIKCEGEHVREKRYLL encoded by the exons ATGGTATGGTGGTGCTTTGGTGGTGCTTTGGTTGTCCGACAGATGGTGGTTCGGTTGTCCGGTGGTGGTGGGGTAGGtggag GAACCCAATATGATGATGTACATAACAAGTTATGGCATCTCTGTGCGGGGCCATTGGGCACTGTCCCCGTTATAGGAGAACGAACTTATTATTTTCCAGAGGGTCATTTAGAACAG ATTGGGGCCTTCATGCCTCATGAGAAGACGCTCCCGTATATTTATTCACCAGACAAAATTTTGTGCAAGGTGCTACATGTTCTGCTTCAG GCTGACCTCGAGACTGGTGAAGTATATGCTCGTATAACGCTTCTTCCCGTTAATGAT CAAAGTGAAGTAACAATCCCGGATCccgaagttcaagaaccttctagctGCAGTGTCCACTCAATGTGCAAGATTCTAACTGAATCGGACTTATCCAAACAGCACGAATTATCTCTTCCTTGTAGGCAGACAATTGACTTTTTGCCTCCTTTG CTATCGGGTACTTACTATAAGTCTCATGGTCAGGATAAATCCCAAAAGCCGCCTTTGCAAGAATTAGTTGCTCGAGATATTCACGGCAATCAGTGGCGTTTTTGTCACACACTTAAAG GCCAACCTAAGCGTCACTACCTTACTGGTGGATGGAGTGAGTTTGTTAAGGCTAAAAAGTTGGTTCCTGGGGATGCAGTTATCTTTCTACG GGGCGAAAATGGGGGTCTTCATGTTGGAATAAGGAAGAGGATGCGTGTTTCAGGCTACATGCCAGGTCAAAGTCAACTTGGCATCCTTACTGTCGCCTCCCATGCTATTGCAACGGGGACTCGTTTTACAGTTGATTACAAACCCAG AGCATGTCATTTTCCGTTTGTTATCAGCATGAACAAATATCTGGAGTCTCGGAACTATAGGCTGTCTGTTGGATTGAAGTTTAAAATAAAGTGTGAGGGTGAACATGTTCGTGAAAAAAGGTACCTTCTGTAG